The proteins below are encoded in one region of Verrucomicrobiota bacterium:
- the tal gene encoding transaldolase: protein MSNLLGSLKQHSLIVADTGDFESIRKYQPRDATTNPSLLFKAAQMPEYAALVEKTLADSKQEAAGNAQAALGIALDRLSVAFGEEILKIVPHRVSTEVDARLSFDTAATIAKARSLIERYARAGIGRERILIKIASTWEGIRAAEVLKADGIKCNLTLLFSFPQAVACAEAGVQLISPFVGRILDWHKKAAGRDFTGAEDPGVQSVTRIYSYYKKFGYATEVMGASFRNVGEILELAGSDLLTISPTLLEEMQKTPGAVTRKLTPELAAASTMEKIHLDEKAFRWQHNEDAMATEKLGEGIRLFAVDTVKLEKWIAPKLA, encoded by the coding sequence ATGAGCAATCTTCTTGGCAGCCTCAAACAACACTCCCTCATCGTCGCCGACACGGGCGACTTCGAGAGCATCCGCAAATACCAGCCGCGCGATGCCACAACCAACCCGAGCCTGCTCTTCAAGGCCGCGCAGATGCCCGAATACGCCGCGCTCGTCGAGAAGACCCTGGCGGACTCGAAGCAGGAAGCCGCGGGCAATGCCCAAGCCGCGCTCGGTATCGCGCTCGACCGGCTGTCTGTGGCGTTCGGCGAGGAAATCTTGAAGATCGTCCCGCACCGCGTGAGCACGGAAGTGGACGCCCGGCTTTCATTCGATACAGCCGCGACCATCGCCAAGGCCCGGTCGCTCATCGAGCGTTACGCCAGGGCCGGCATCGGCCGCGAGCGCATCCTCATCAAGATCGCTTCAACGTGGGAGGGCATCCGCGCGGCGGAGGTCCTCAAGGCAGACGGCATCAAATGCAACCTCACGCTGCTGTTCTCGTTCCCGCAGGCGGTCGCGTGCGCCGAGGCGGGCGTGCAACTCATCTCGCCTTTCGTCGGGCGCATCCTTGACTGGCACAAGAAAGCCGCCGGCAGGGATTTCACCGGCGCGGAAGATCCCGGCGTGCAGTCGGTCACGCGGATTTACAGCTACTACAAGAAGTTCGGCTACGCGACGGAGGTGATGGGCGCGAGCTTCCGGAATGTGGGCGAAATCCTCGAACTCGCCGGGTCCGACCTGCTCACGATCAGCCCGACGCTGCTCGAGGAGATGCAAAAGACCCCGGGCGCGGTGACGCGCAAGCTCACACCCGAACTCGCGGCCGCGAGCACGATGGAGAAGATTCACCTCGACGAGAAGGCATTCCGCTGGCAGCACAACGAGGACGCGATGGCGACCGAGAAACTCGGCGAGGGCATCCGCCTGTTCGCCGTGGACACGGTGAAGCTCGAGAAGTGGATCGCGCCCAAGCTCGCGTGA
- a CDS encoding Gfo/Idh/MocA family oxidoreductase, giving the protein MQTPPSAQPSRREFIRTTGQLATVSALAGVTLPHVHGQGSDQIRVALVGCGGRGGGAAVNALSQSGPPKLVAMADVFEHRLESAFRGLKEGNGGRFKDQVDVPSGRKFIGFDAYKGAIDSLKKGDVAIFTTPLAFRWVHFKYAIEKGINVFMEKPVTADGPTSRRMLELNKLAKAKNLKVGVGLMSRHKKCLQQLHARIHQDNDIGDVLLLRGYRMQGLLGSAFSEKYPGKDNNLPGKPNELLWQISRFHSFIWASGGGYSDFNIHHIDHLCWLKSPPGKELWPVKAQGVGGRTYRTGPTGNPYVDQNFDSYAVEYTFEDGAKLYMDGRCMVGAVPMYHSFVHGTKGMAVAANSGDCNGPSSTFKGHVRSRENQLWTSDTRMADDPYHTEWQVLTDAIRNDKPHNEVDRGVMASVATSLGRYAAHTAQEVTLDEMLNHEHEYCPDADKLTADSEPPLKSDANGLYPVPEPGKKRKREY; this is encoded by the coding sequence ATGCAAACGCCTCCCTCGGCCCAGCCATCCCGTCGTGAATTCATCAGGACCACCGGCCAGCTTGCCACCGTCTCCGCGCTCGCGGGCGTGACGCTCCCGCACGTTCACGGCCAGGGCAGCGACCAGATTCGCGTTGCGCTCGTCGGCTGCGGCGGCCGGGGCGGCGGTGCCGCGGTCAACGCGCTGAGCCAGAGCGGCCCGCCCAAGCTCGTCGCCATGGCCGACGTGTTCGAACACCGCCTCGAGTCTGCCTTTCGCGGCCTCAAAGAAGGAAACGGCGGCCGCTTCAAGGACCAGGTGGACGTCCCGAGCGGGCGCAAGTTCATCGGCTTCGACGCCTACAAAGGCGCGATTGACTCGCTCAAGAAGGGCGACGTCGCCATCTTCACCACACCGCTCGCCTTCCGCTGGGTTCACTTCAAATACGCCATTGAGAAAGGCATCAACGTCTTCATGGAAAAGCCCGTGACCGCCGACGGCCCGACCTCGCGGCGCATGCTCGAACTCAACAAGCTCGCCAAGGCGAAAAACCTCAAGGTCGGCGTCGGCCTCATGTCCCGCCACAAAAAGTGCCTCCAACAACTCCACGCGCGCATCCATCAGGACAACGACATCGGCGACGTGCTGCTCCTGCGCGGCTACCGCATGCAGGGTCTGCTCGGCTCCGCCTTCTCCGAAAAATATCCCGGCAAGGACAACAACCTCCCCGGCAAGCCCAACGAACTGCTCTGGCAAATCTCGCGCTTCCACAGCTTCATCTGGGCGAGCGGCGGCGGCTACAGCGACTTCAACATCCACCACATCGACCACCTCTGCTGGCTCAAGAGCCCCCCTGGCAAGGAACTATGGCCCGTCAAGGCCCAAGGTGTCGGCGGCCGCACCTACCGCACCGGCCCCACTGGCAATCCCTACGTCGACCAGAACTTCGACTCCTACGCCGTCGAATACACCTTCGAAGACGGCGCGAAACTCTACATGGACGGCCGCTGCATGGTCGGCGCCGTGCCCATGTATCACAGCTTCGTCCACGGCACCAAAGGCATGGCCGTCGCAGCGAACTCGGGCGACTGCAACGGCCCCTCCAGCACGTTCAAGGGGCACGTCCGGTCACGCGAAAACCAGCTCTGGACCTCCGACACCCGGATGGCCGACGACCCGTATCACACCGAATGGCAGGTGCTCACCGACGCGATTCGCAACGACAAGCCGCACAACGAAGTGGACCGCGGCGTGATGGCCAGCGTCGCGACCTCCCTCGGCCGCTACGCCGCCCACACCGCGCAGGAAGTCACCCTCGACGAAATGCTCAACCACGAGCACGAATACTGCCCCGACGCCGACAAGCTCACCGCCGACTCCGAACCGCCCCTCAAGTCCGACGCCAACGGCCTCTACCCCGTCCCCGAGCCCGGCAAGAAGCGCAAGCGGGAGTATTAG